The Nitriliruptor alkaliphilus DSM 45188 genome includes a region encoding these proteins:
- the rdgB gene encoding RdgB/HAM1 family non-canonical purine NTP pyrophosphatase → MTPRLVVATGNPHKLDEIARLLGGSIPEIRSGSVELVAMTDLGVPPPVEDGDTFEANALIKARAVAAATGLPALADDSGLEVDALDGAPGVRSARYAGDDASDADNNAALVAALADVPEDERTARFVCVAALVTVDGREVTRRGTMEGRVVDQPRGDQGFGYDPYFVADATDGGRTNGQLAPAEKDTISHRGAAFRALAEDVARLLDPA, encoded by the coding sequence GTGACCCCTCGGCTGGTGGTCGCGACGGGCAACCCGCACAAGCTCGACGAGATCGCCCGGTTGCTCGGTGGGTCCATCCCGGAGATCAGGAGCGGCAGCGTCGAGCTGGTGGCGATGACCGACCTCGGGGTTCCGCCCCCGGTCGAGGACGGCGACACCTTCGAGGCGAACGCCCTGATCAAGGCCCGTGCCGTGGCGGCGGCGACGGGTCTGCCGGCCCTGGCCGACGACTCGGGGCTGGAGGTGGACGCGCTCGACGGCGCACCGGGGGTCCGGTCCGCGCGGTACGCCGGTGACGACGCCTCCGATGCCGACAACAACGCCGCCCTCGTCGCGGCTCTGGCGGACGTGCCCGAGGACGAACGGACGGCACGGTTCGTGTGCGTGGCCGCGCTGGTCACCGTCGACGGACGCGAGGTGACCCGCCGCGGGACCATGGAGGGGCGCGTCGTCGACCAGCCTCGCGGCGACCAGGGGTTCGGCTACGACCCGTACTTCGTGGCCGATGCCACCGACGGCGGCCGCACCAACGGTCAGCTCGCGCCTGCGGAGAAGGACACCATCAGCCACCGGGGCGCGGCGTTCCGTGCCCTGGCCGAGGACGTCGCGCGGCTGCTCGACCCCGCGTGA
- a CDS encoding FAD-dependent monooxygenase — protein MTKAIIIGGGIAGPTTAIALQRAGIEAVVHEAYPGPADDVGSVLTIATNGLDALRAIDLHEVAPAVGFPTASNVLLDHRGRRLGEVSNGGRLPDGTVAHTVERSRLHGVLHQAALDRGIPVRFGQRLVAAEPRSGGGVVARFADGTSTTGDVLIGADGVHSTVRGLIDPAAPAPRYAGLLNFGGHTPGPGPEGAAVGTWYMIFGRRAFFGYVVAPKGGTAWFANLPRHRTTAAERTDTSAASWSRHLLEVFAEDRGPATDLIQRGQLTFAGANTYDLPSVPTWRRGPMVIIGDAAHAPAPSSGQGASMAAEDAVVLAQCLRDHPDVTVALAAFEALRRDRVERVVAHGARTSSSKTPGPVGRALRGLLLPLVFRFLVTDRSMAWLYDHHLEWDRSVRQDDVRSVGASGG, from the coding sequence GTGACCAAGGCCATCATCATCGGCGGCGGGATCGCCGGCCCGACGACGGCGATCGCCCTCCAGCGCGCAGGCATCGAAGCGGTGGTCCACGAGGCCTACCCAGGACCCGCCGACGACGTCGGTTCCGTCCTGACCATCGCGACCAACGGCCTCGATGCCCTCCGGGCGATCGACCTCCACGAGGTGGCACCCGCCGTGGGCTTCCCCACCGCGAGCAACGTGCTGCTCGACCACCGCGGCCGACGGCTCGGCGAGGTCTCCAACGGCGGGCGCCTCCCCGACGGGACCGTCGCGCACACCGTGGAGCGCTCACGCCTGCACGGGGTGTTGCACCAGGCGGCGCTCGACCGCGGCATCCCGGTGCGGTTCGGTCAGCGACTGGTCGCAGCCGAGCCACGCAGCGGTGGTGGCGTCGTGGCGAGGTTCGCGGACGGCACGAGCACCACGGGTGACGTGTTGATCGGCGCGGACGGGGTGCACTCGACCGTCCGCGGCCTCATCGACCCGGCTGCTCCTGCGCCGCGGTACGCGGGGTTGCTCAACTTCGGGGGCCACACACCCGGCCCCGGACCGGAGGGCGCGGCAGTCGGCACCTGGTACATGATCTTCGGCCGGCGCGCGTTCTTCGGCTACGTCGTCGCACCCAAGGGCGGGACCGCCTGGTTCGCCAACCTCCCACGGCACCGCACCACGGCAGCGGAGCGGACCGACACCTCGGCGGCGTCGTGGTCGCGCCACCTGCTCGAGGTCTTCGCCGAGGACCGCGGTCCGGCGACCGATCTGATCCAGCGGGGCCAGCTCACGTTCGCCGGCGCCAACACCTACGACCTCCCCTCGGTGCCGACGTGGCGTCGTGGTCCGATGGTCATCATCGGTGACGCGGCGCACGCGCCGGCGCCGTCCTCGGGGCAGGGGGCGTCCATGGCCGCCGAGGACGCCGTCGTCCTGGCCCAGTGCCTGCGGGACCACCCCGACGTCACCGTCGCCCTCGCCGCCTTCGAGGCCCTGCGCCGCGACCGGGTCGAACGGGTCGTCGCCCACGGGGCCCGCACGAGCAGCAGCAAGACCCCCGGCCCCGTCGGGCGGGCGCTCCGCGGGCTGCTGCTGCCCCTCGTCTTCAGGTTCCTGGTCACCGACCGATCGATGGCGTGGCTCTACGACCACCACCTCGAGTGGGACCGCTCCGTCCGGCAGGACGACGTGCGCAGCGTCGGGGCCTCCGGCGGCTGA
- a CDS encoding MarR family transcriptional regulator, with product MATPPRHDPAAAPSARRRQLLAELELAGRASSAATVLFHAVVAEKLGLSATQEKMLDLVSRLGPLTPRQLAEASGLAPASVTGVLDALGARGFIRRVPNPDDRRSVLIELETDRVMEAFTPLYTDWVAELQELYAGYRDDQLETIAHFLREAARRQHQVATALASDDGHRVQP from the coding sequence ATGGCAACCCCACCCCGCCACGATCCTGCGGCCGCACCGTCGGCGCGCCGACGCCAGCTGCTGGCGGAGCTGGAGCTCGCCGGCCGTGCCTCGAGCGCGGCGACGGTCCTCTTCCACGCCGTCGTCGCCGAGAAGCTCGGGCTCAGCGCCACGCAGGAGAAGATGCTCGACCTGGTGAGCCGGTTGGGTCCCCTCACCCCGCGTCAGCTCGCGGAGGCGTCGGGGCTCGCGCCCGCGTCCGTGACCGGTGTCCTCGACGCCCTGGGGGCCCGGGGTTTCATCCGCAGGGTCCCGAACCCCGACGATCGGCGCAGCGTCCTCATCGAGCTCGAGACCGACCGCGTGATGGAGGCCTTCACGCCGCTGTACACGGATTGGGTCGCCGAGCTCCAGGAGCTGTACGCCGGCTATCGCGATGACCAGCTCGAGACCATCGCCCACTTCCTGCGCGAGGCGGCTCGGCGTCAGCACCAGGTCGCGACCGCGTTGGCCAGCGACGACGGACATCGGGTCCAGCCGTGA
- a CDS encoding M23 family metallopeptidase: MAATAARRPAVARGRRGSRAAAVLVLGALLWADLPGSVVAAGQAPDLDEGAEQESSAEELAEAARVAERQTARRRLRDAEAVLAAARATLRTARSSLQAARAAGSRADGQVRRTEAVLPPLVLARRSAIAEVEAVLRDIERVRHARVDAEQELEVATAALARQALRTFKTGSAADLTGPIAIVREARDPGQLARGLADLRAVTRDNARSVRAVEAELVALDAELADLRLHREVLVAQVAAAEETLLQGEDSAASARAAAGAEEARVIAAMEAELAADRAVQRAEERRDRRRVELAELDVGEGIGPRSPNGAVGPDRPSDRPGEAGPDGADGVDGTEVEADDLDDRSEAVLGRRRALQRADRLSPSQRRTAESWVCPLDGARFVNDWAYPRSGGRRHEGTDVFAPRGTPIVAVADGTVDTVVTFDRPGSLGGRTVTVVDGAARQYYAHLEGVTAGLRRGDLVRAGDLLGWVGTSGNARGTPPHLHLGWYVEDVAVNPFASLAVACDEVRGDDGDVRARRGDGDGRAQGWRVPSPARIAW, translated from the coding sequence GTGGCCGCCACCGCGGCTCGGCGGCCGGCGGTCGCGCGCGGCCGCCGTGGTTCGAGAGCCGCGGCCGTGCTCGTGCTCGGTGCGCTGCTGTGGGCCGACCTCCCGGGCTCGGTCGTCGCTGCCGGGCAGGCGCCCGACCTCGACGAGGGAGCCGAACAGGAGTCGTCGGCCGAGGAGCTCGCCGAAGCGGCGCGGGTCGCTGAACGCCAGACGGCGAGGCGTCGGCTGCGGGACGCCGAAGCGGTCCTGGCGGCCGCACGGGCCACCCTCCGGACCGCCCGCTCGAGCCTCCAGGCGGCCCGGGCGGCGGGGAGCAGGGCGGACGGGCAGGTGCGTCGGACGGAGGCCGTGCTGCCCCCGCTCGTGCTCGCCCGCCGGTCCGCGATCGCGGAGGTCGAGGCGGTGCTCCGCGACATCGAACGCGTCCGCCACGCACGGGTCGACGCGGAGCAGGAGCTGGAGGTCGCCACCGCCGCCCTCGCCCGTCAGGCGCTGCGGACGTTCAAGACCGGCAGCGCTGCCGACCTGACCGGACCCATCGCGATCGTGCGTGAGGCTCGTGATCCCGGTCAGCTCGCGCGTGGCCTGGCGGACCTTCGGGCCGTCACCCGCGACAACGCCCGCTCGGTCCGGGCCGTCGAGGCCGAACTGGTGGCGCTGGACGCCGAGCTGGCAGACCTGCGCCTGCATCGGGAGGTGCTGGTGGCGCAGGTCGCTGCGGCCGAGGAGACGCTGCTGCAGGGCGAGGACTCGGCGGCGTCAGCACGGGCTGCGGCCGGCGCCGAGGAGGCACGTGTCATCGCCGCGATGGAGGCGGAGCTCGCCGCCGACCGGGCGGTGCAGCGGGCCGAGGAGCGGCGTGACCGACGACGGGTCGAGCTCGCGGAACTCGACGTGGGGGAGGGGATCGGACCGCGGTCGCCGAACGGCGCTGTGGGGCCGGACCGCCCGAGCGATCGCCCCGGCGAGGCCGGTCCCGACGGAGCTGACGGTGTCGACGGGACCGAGGTCGAGGCCGACGACCTGGACGACCGGTCCGAGGCGGTGCTCGGTCGTCGCCGAGCCCTGCAGCGCGCCGACCGTCTCTCCCCGAGCCAGCGCCGGACCGCCGAGTCGTGGGTGTGCCCCCTGGACGGGGCCCGCTTCGTCAACGACTGGGCCTACCCGCGCAGCGGCGGTCGCCGCCACGAGGGGACCGATGTCTTCGCCCCGCGGGGGACGCCGATCGTCGCCGTCGCGGACGGCACGGTGGACACCGTCGTCACGTTCGACCGGCCCGGCAGCCTCGGTGGTCGCACCGTCACGGTCGTGGACGGTGCCGCACGCCAGTACTACGCCCACCTCGAGGGCGTCACTGCCGGCCTCCGGCGCGGGGACCTGGTGCGCGCCGGCGACCTGCTCGGGTGGGTCGGGACCTCCGGCAACGCCCGGGGGACGCCACCCCACCTGCACCTCGGCTGGTACGTCGAGGACGTCGCGGTCAACCCGTTCGCGTCGCTCGCGGTGGCCTGCGACGAGGTTCGGGGGGACGACGGCGACGTCCGGGCTCGGCGGGGCGACGGCGACGGCCGGGCTCAGGGGTGGCGGGTGCCCTCGCCGGCGAGGATCGCCTGGTAG
- a CDS encoding SagB/ThcOx family dehydrogenase, whose protein sequence is MPEPAAARRIGAFHHLADLTEARIAAAADASPPSPAEQPPPPAVDVPLPDVPDADDASVTLVDALARRRTSREPAEAPLELDRLGRLLAHAARTHADARRPQPSAGAGYPLRIDVVALRCTGLDAGVHRYEPDAHGLRTTSVGDPTDDLEVVFGRTWVRRARVAVVLGVDLPAATAHHDDRGYRYALLEAGHLAQNLLLLAAAADLPACPLGGFADRALATLVGGSPDEVPLYAVVL, encoded by the coding sequence GTGCCCGAACCCGCTGCTGCCCGTCGGATCGGTGCGTTCCACCACCTGGCCGACCTCACCGAGGCACGGATCGCCGCGGCCGCCGATGCCTCACCGCCTTCGCCGGCCGAACAGCCCCCACCGCCGGCGGTCGACGTCCCGTTGCCGGACGTGCCGGACGCCGACGACGCCTCGGTGACCCTGGTCGACGCGCTCGCCCGACGCCGCACGAGCCGTGAACCCGCGGAGGCGCCGCTCGAGTTGGATCGGCTCGGTCGGCTGCTCGCACACGCGGCTCGGACGCACGCCGACGCCCGGCGTCCGCAGCCGTCCGCCGGTGCGGGCTACCCGCTGCGCATCGACGTCGTCGCCCTGCGGTGCACCGGCCTGGACGCCGGGGTGCACCGCTACGAGCCCGACGCCCACGGGCTGCGCACGACCTCGGTGGGGGACCCCACCGACGACCTCGAGGTGGTGTTCGGGCGCACGTGGGTGCGACGCGCCCGGGTCGCGGTCGTGCTCGGCGTCGACCTGCCCGCAGCGACCGCCCACCACGACGACCGTGGGTACCGGTACGCGCTGCTGGAGGCCGGCCACCTCGCGCAGAACCTGCTGCTGCTGGCTGCGGCGGCCGACCTGCCGGCGTGTCCGTTGGGCGGGTTCGCCGACCGGGCGCTGGCGACCCTCGTCGGCGGGTCACCGGACGAGGTGCCGCTCTACGCCGTGGTGCTGTGA
- a CDS encoding SDR family oxidoreductase produces MSERVLIAGCGDLGTELGLRLAARGWEVFGGRRSPEVLPAPIIGVRSDLEGDLGALPPDLDVVVHAAAAGGRGVTGYEAVYRDGLGRLLQRLDDDGQAPRRVVFVSATSVYGVDDGSEVDEDTPTEPSRATGRVLVEAEQLLAASALPGTSVRLAGVYGPGRTRLIDTVRDGTARQPVGDHPTNRIHRDDAAAAIVHLLTEVDDPDEVYVGVDHDQAQLADVQRFLAAELGVPEPPPADEGDTTGRRSGAKRCCGDRLRDTGFTFRYPTYREGYQAILAGEGTRHP; encoded by the coding sequence GTGAGCGAGCGCGTCCTGATCGCCGGCTGCGGCGACCTCGGCACCGAGCTGGGCCTGCGCCTGGCTGCCCGGGGGTGGGAGGTCTTCGGTGGCCGCCGCTCCCCCGAGGTCCTGCCCGCGCCGATCATCGGCGTCCGCAGCGACCTCGAGGGCGATCTCGGTGCGTTGCCCCCGGACCTCGACGTCGTCGTGCACGCGGCTGCCGCAGGCGGTCGCGGCGTCACCGGGTACGAGGCGGTGTACCGCGACGGGCTCGGCCGTCTGCTGCAGCGCCTCGATGACGACGGGCAGGCGCCACGGCGGGTGGTCTTCGTCTCGGCGACCTCGGTCTACGGGGTCGACGACGGGTCGGAGGTCGACGAGGACACGCCGACCGAGCCATCACGCGCGACGGGGCGCGTCCTGGTCGAGGCCGAGCAGCTGCTGGCCGCCTCGGCACTGCCCGGCACCAGCGTGCGGCTCGCAGGGGTCTACGGGCCGGGGCGGACCCGCCTGATCGACACGGTGCGGGACGGCACCGCCCGGCAGCCCGTCGGCGATCACCCCACCAACCGCATCCACCGTGACGACGCTGCGGCAGCCATCGTGCACCTGCTCACCGAGGTGGACGATCCGGACGAGGTCTACGTCGGCGTCGACCACGACCAGGCCCAGCTCGCCGACGTGCAGCGGTTCCTGGCCGCCGAGCTCGGCGTGCCTGAACCGCCGCCCGCGGACGAAGGTGACACCACCGGCCGGCGCAGCGGCGCGAAGCGGTGCTGCGGCGACCGGCTGCGCGACACGGGGTTCACGTTCCGGTACCCGACCTACCGCGAGGGCTACCAGGCGATCCTCGCCGGCGAGGGCACCCGCCACCCCTGA
- the rph gene encoding ribonuclease PH: MARADGRADDQLRPVVIEPDAQRQPAGSALIRSGDTRVLCAASHEEGAPRFRERRGWVTGEYAMLPGATDTRSRRERNGPGGRSKEIERLIGRSLRAVVDLDALPDVTLTVDCDVLDADGGTRTAAITGGWVALARAMRRHGLDAALTGQIAAVSVGMVDGRPVLDLPYEEDHRADVDMNVVATAAGQLVEVQGTAEGAPFGRTDLDALLDLALAGCEQLFVLQRAAVAAEVAP; this comes from the coding sequence GTGGCCCGCGCCGACGGTCGTGCCGACGACCAGCTCCGCCCCGTCGTGATCGAACCGGATGCCCAGCGTCAGCCGGCGGGCTCCGCCCTGATCCGCTCCGGGGACACCCGCGTGCTCTGCGCGGCCTCGCACGAGGAGGGTGCCCCCCGCTTCCGCGAGCGCCGCGGTTGGGTCACGGGCGAGTACGCGATGCTGCCCGGCGCCACCGACACCCGATCCCGCCGGGAGCGCAACGGTCCCGGCGGCCGCTCCAAGGAGATCGAGCGTCTCATCGGTCGGTCGCTGCGTGCCGTCGTCGACCTCGACGCACTGCCCGACGTGACCCTGACCGTCGACTGTGACGTGCTCGACGCCGACGGGGGGACGCGGACCGCGGCGATCACCGGTGGCTGGGTCGCCCTCGCTCGTGCCATGCGCCGCCACGGCCTCGATGCCGCGCTGACCGGCCAGATCGCGGCGGTCTCGGTCGGCATGGTCGACGGCCGCCCGGTCCTCGACCTTCCCTACGAGGAGGACCACCGCGCCGACGTGGACATGAACGTGGTCGCCACCGCCGCCGGGCAGCTCGTGGAGGTGCAGGGGACCGCCGAGGGCGCCCCCTTCGGCCGCACGGACCTCGACGCGCTGCTCGACCTCGCGTTGGCCGGCTGCGAGCAGCTGTTCGTCCTCCAGCGCGCTGCCGTTGCTGCGGAGGTCGCGCCGTGA
- a CDS encoding serine hydrolase domain-containing protein, translating into MPALTDVLAEIDGWEPTTVAVGVTDADDTLAEHGPTDAVLPFASLTKPLAAYAVLVAVRDGALHLDEPAGPKADEGATVRHLLAHASGLPPDDGGVMSTAPGTRRIYSNWGYDVLGALIAERVHHPFAEHLEHEVLEPLGMHDTVLDGSPAADARGTVADLLRFARELLDPTLLDEDLHAAATSVVFPDLDGVVPGYGRQSPCGWGLGFEIKGDKSPHWTGDALAPSTFGHFGRSGSFLWIDATRGLAAAELADRDFDRWAIDAWPGFNDRIVAAATAGDA; encoded by the coding sequence GTGCCCGCCCTGACCGACGTCCTCGCCGAGATCGACGGGTGGGAGCCGACCACCGTCGCGGTCGGCGTCACCGATGCGGACGACACGCTCGCCGAGCACGGGCCGACCGACGCGGTGCTGCCCTTCGCGTCGCTGACCAAGCCGTTGGCGGCCTACGCGGTGCTGGTCGCGGTGCGTGACGGGGCGCTCCACCTCGACGAGCCGGCCGGCCCGAAGGCCGACGAGGGGGCCACGGTCCGCCACCTGCTCGCCCACGCCAGCGGGCTCCCACCGGACGACGGCGGGGTGATGAGCACGGCACCGGGCACGCGCCGCATCTACTCCAACTGGGGCTACGACGTGCTGGGTGCCCTGATCGCCGAGCGCGTCCACCACCCCTTCGCCGAGCACCTCGAGCACGAGGTCCTCGAGCCGCTCGGCATGCACGACACGGTGCTCGACGGGTCCCCCGCCGCCGACGCTCGTGGGACGGTCGCCGACCTGTTGCGCTTCGCCCGCGAGTTGCTCGACCCGACGTTGCTCGACGAGGACCTGCACGCTGCCGCCACGTCGGTGGTCTTCCCCGATCTCGACGGGGTCGTCCCGGGCTACGGGCGCCAGTCGCCGTGCGGCTGGGGGCTCGGGTTCGAGATCAAGGGGGACAAGTCGCCGCACTGGACCGGCGACGCCCTGGCACCGTCCACGTTCGGGCACTTCGGACGCAGCGGCTCGTTCCTGTGGATCGACGCGACCCGGGGGCTGGCGGCCGCCGAGCTCGCCGACCGGGACTTCGACCGCTGGGCCATCGACGCGTGGCCCGGGTTCAACGACCGGATCGTCGCCGCAGCCACGGCCGGTGACGCGTGA
- a CDS encoding DUF2505 domain-containing protein encodes MNKRATHTFDAPIEDVWAMLNDPASHVAKAERAGHENVEIVEEQIDETGILVKLARDVTLELPGFAKKVLSPRNHIVSIDEWRDQGDGTYGGTFTSDFKGAPIDLQGRTRIAPDGPDRTTYEVEIDVKVKVPVVGKKIESWAEGDVEEQMQNEFAAGDEWLASH; translated from the coding sequence GTGAACAAGCGTGCGACCCACACCTTCGACGCACCGATCGAGGACGTGTGGGCGATGCTCAACGACCCCGCGTCGCACGTGGCGAAGGCCGAACGGGCGGGCCACGAGAACGTCGAGATCGTCGAGGAGCAGATCGACGAGACCGGGATCCTCGTCAAGCTCGCGCGTGACGTGACCTTGGAGCTGCCCGGGTTCGCCAAGAAGGTGCTCAGCCCCCGCAACCACATCGTCTCCATCGACGAGTGGCGCGACCAGGGGGACGGCACCTACGGCGGCACGTTCACCAGCGACTTCAAGGGCGCGCCGATCGACCTGCAGGGCCGGACCCGCATCGCACCGGACGGCCCCGACCGCACCACCTACGAGGTCGAGATCGACGTCAAGGTGAAGGTGCCGGTGGTCGGCAAGAAGATCGAGAGTTGGGCCGAGGGTGACGTCGAGGAGCAGATGCAGAACGAGTTCGCCGCCGGTGACGAGTGGCTCGCCAGCCACTGA
- a CDS encoding helix-turn-helix transcriptional regulator, with amino-acid sequence MTDTLAAAREAYRQRDWRGARDGLLAADAAGGLTADDVFILADAAWWLGRVEESLAAGERAYRLYLDGDRPARAAMAAIHIAVDLFLRGDEVIGSGWIRRAQRLLRDEPEGPEHGYLRYLVEVEASLGGPNLDAVIASAERVEALGRAHDDPNLVALGILGHGRALVKQARTAEGMALLDEAMVAVLTEDMAPEWSGNVYCHLMAACHEVGDIRRAVAWTEATTRWLQTLPDAVLFTGICRVHRSQVLQASGGWDQAEREAEQVCRDLAHLHVASVAEGYYQVGELRRLRGDLVGAEEAYEQARQRGREPQPGLALLQLARGRTQAAAAAIATALAGALDPLARFRLCAARVEIALAAGDLDAAEEACSEVEATAERYGSSGLDATARAARGAVLVGRGRPEEALAALRSACQRWRELGIPYDAARVGVLLAQACAALGDADGAERELDVAVDVFDRLGAVTDADGVATRRGARRSTDGLTARELEVLIEVASGSSNRAIAEKLVISEKTVARHLSNIFVKLGCSSRTAAASYAFEHGLLAPRG; translated from the coding sequence ATGACCGACACGTTGGCCGCAGCACGCGAGGCCTACCGGCAGCGTGACTGGCGTGGTGCGCGAGACGGGCTGCTGGCCGCCGATGCCGCTGGTGGTTTGACGGCGGACGACGTGTTCATCCTCGCGGACGCGGCGTGGTGGCTCGGTCGGGTCGAGGAATCCCTGGCCGCCGGCGAGCGGGCCTACCGGCTGTACCTGGACGGTGACCGGCCGGCACGGGCGGCGATGGCGGCGATCCACATCGCGGTCGACCTGTTCCTGCGCGGGGACGAGGTGATCGGGTCGGGGTGGATCCGCCGCGCGCAGCGCCTGCTCCGGGACGAGCCCGAGGGGCCCGAGCACGGCTACCTGCGCTACCTGGTCGAGGTCGAGGCGTCGCTCGGTGGCCCGAACCTCGACGCCGTGATCGCCAGCGCGGAGCGGGTCGAGGCGCTCGGACGCGCGCACGACGATCCGAACCTGGTCGCGCTCGGCATCCTCGGCCACGGACGAGCCCTGGTGAAGCAGGCACGGACCGCCGAGGGGATGGCGCTGCTCGACGAGGCGATGGTGGCCGTGCTCACCGAGGACATGGCCCCCGAGTGGTCCGGCAACGTCTACTGCCACCTGATGGCGGCGTGCCACGAGGTCGGGGACATCCGCCGCGCCGTCGCGTGGACCGAGGCGACGACTCGCTGGCTGCAGACGTTGCCCGACGCGGTGCTGTTCACCGGGATCTGTCGGGTCCACCGGTCCCAGGTGCTCCAGGCGTCGGGCGGGTGGGACCAGGCCGAACGCGAGGCCGAGCAGGTGTGTCGGGACCTCGCGCACCTGCACGTGGCCAGCGTGGCGGAGGGGTACTACCAGGTGGGTGAGCTGCGTCGCTTGCGCGGCGACCTGGTGGGCGCCGAGGAGGCCTACGAGCAGGCACGCCAGCGTGGTCGCGAGCCGCAACCGGGCCTCGCCCTGCTCCAGCTCGCCCGCGGGCGGACCCAGGCAGCCGCCGCTGCCATCGCGACGGCGTTGGCCGGTGCGTTGGACCCGCTCGCACGCTTCCGGCTGTGCGCCGCCCGGGTCGAGATCGCGTTGGCCGCGGGCGACCTCGATGCCGCCGAGGAGGCGTGCAGCGAGGTGGAGGCCACCGCCGAGCGCTACGGCAGCTCAGGCCTCGACGCGACCGCCCGGGCCGCGCGGGGGGCGGTCCTGGTGGGCCGGGGCCGTCCCGAGGAGGCGTTGGCGGCCCTGCGCTCGGCCTGTCAGCGCTGGCGGGAGCTCGGCATCCCCTACGACGCCGCCAGGGTCGGGGTGCTGCTCGCGCAGGCGTGCGCTGCACTCGGGGACGCCGACGGTGCCGAGCGTGAGCTCGATGTGGCCGTCGACGTCTTCGACCGGCTCGGTGCCGTCACCGACGCCGACGGCGTCGCGACGCGACGTGGGGCGCGGCGGTCGACGGACGGCCTGACTGCCCGTGAGCTCGAGGTGCTCATCGAGGTCGCCTCCGGCAGCAGCAACCGTGCCATCGCCGAGAAGCTCGTGATCAGCGAGAAGACGGTCGCCCGGCACCTGTCGAACATCTTCGTGAAGCTCGGCTGTTCCTCGCGCACCGCCGCCGCTTCGTACGCGTTCGAGCACGGCCTGCTGGCGCCGCGTGGGTAG